TGTACCtcgatgtgatgctggagaactttgCTCACGTATCCTCGCTGGGTAAGACACTGACTGCCCCTTTGTGCTCAACTTTGGCATGCCTGCACCCcctttcttcagtgttgagtTTGTTCCTATTAAAACCTCTGAGGGTATTCATCAGATTCGCACCCAGAAGCCATGATAAGCAGCAGTTTGCCTTGGGCTCACTGCTGGTCCTGTCTCCAGAGGTCCTTCTTTATCCCTCATCGCCACAGACTTTAATAAGTtaactctctctttaaaaaaataaggacttTTACACTCACCATTGACCTGGACTAAGCTTTCTATGTCCTGCACCCTTCATTCTTTAGGGGTTGCTCTCTGTCCTCACATCCTGACTTAGGTGCACAATTTGCCTTCCCAGGTTTTTGGGTAGATCTTGGGGTTGCCAGGGTGGTGTGTTGGCAccgcccccttctctccctgctgccccaaTACCTGCTGTTCTCGGTCCTCATAGACGGAAGGATTCGAAGTCAGTAGAGTTGCCAAAAACCTAATGGATTTCACACTGATGTGTATTAAAAAAATTTGCTTTTATAACCCTGTTGATAGCATCttcatgaaattatttatttttaattgtcacctgaggatatgtttattgactgttAGAAGGGAAGgcatagagagacagagagtgggagacacagagagagagagaaaagcatcaatcagttgcctcctttgTGTCCCCATGTGGAAATAGAACTGGCTTTTGGTGCTGCTCTGGGAAACTACCCAACCATCTAATCCACCTGGCcaagctaaataaaatattttgtatacatTTATTAGTTCTGTTTTCTCTAAAGTGTAGTCCGCcatgctggtgtggctcagtggattgagtgctgccctatgtacgaaagggtcaccagttcaattcccagtctagggcagatgcctgggttgcggggcaggtccccattagggagcgtacgaggggcaaccacatgttgatgtttctctccctctctttttccctttccatcttttaaaataaaataaaataaatcttaaaaacaagaagGATAGttaaacttcatataagctgccTCTTAGATGATGTATCCCTTTCGCATCTGGAGCATGCCTACTCTGGAACTCTCTTTGcagttttcactttatttatcATATTTCTAAATCCcagattttcagttttatatttttatgattctgaGTATAATCACCATATTGTGTGAgtgtatttgtttgttcattatgttGAGTTCCATGTGTATTTGCTGTTCCTCACTGAGGTATTTAAGCATGATTATTTGTATGTTTGCCTAGCCTATGTGTAGATCTCCATTTATTGGGAATTAAGTACAAAATTGTGATGTTccatttgtgatttcttttttacatttcttttcgTGTTAGTGTTGACGTCTAAGCATTTTATGAGATAGTTACCATAAGAATTAGtgtttatattaaaaatctattatttacCTAGAGGAGAAGgttggaagaaggagagggagagaaacattaatgtgccaGAGCAGCGCcgactggttgcctctggcacgcccccatCTGGGGTCCTGGCCTGAAATGCAGGGATGTGCAGGGACCTGGAAACCTTGAGGCGAGCGCTCTGACAGCAGGCCGGTAGTCAACCCAGTGAaacacacaagccagggctaggTGCAGTTTCATCTGCACATGGATTCGACTGTTCTTAGTAGGTGATGTGTTGTGTTTTGCATGAAGAGAAGTCACTTCCCATTCTGCTCGCTGCCCCCTGAGCTGAAGTTAGAGTAATGAAGCCTGTTGGGGTCCCCCATGGCCAGGGGAGCAGTTTTCCAAATATCTAGTGGTCCCTGTTAGATTCTTGGTGGCAAAGATTGCTGGGAGTAAATGATGTTATTCCTTCATAAGAGGTGTTGTGGCCAAAGGGCTTCCTCTTGATGTCCTTTCTGATGAACTACAGGTTTCTTTCAGATAAAATCTGTGGGAGGTTGGCAGATATTATCAAGATTTCTAAAGTTCTCAGAGAGAACGGTTGCCATGGTCATTCACCAAACAGGCCACTAGAGTCCACTGTAGCACCAGCTCAGTGGCTTATACAGGAGCTCTCACCCTTCTCTTAGGAGTCTAAGCATCTTTGCTAAGCCTTTCTCTCTTACAGTTATTTCTGTGGCATTTCTTGTTTTATGCTCCTCTTTATAGCTCTTTGGAAAAATTTATGTCTTAATTACTTCCCCTTTTCCATAGCGCTGCTTttatcatatataattatataattactcTTGAAGGCGGAGaataattgtcttttttattctgcCATCCTGCTGGTGGTACTCCCAtagatctttttctttctgcctgtttGTGGGGAGTTGTCTGCGATAGTGCTGGTAATGCgtgtcttctgttttctcttaGTAGTTGCATCAGCACAACTGCATGTAACTGCTCAACTGGGAGGGAACTGGAGGTGTACTTTCTGCAGCACAAGATGGATATGAGTCCAGCCATGTGAGGATGGGCTTAGAGACGCTCTGGTGCCATTAGAGGCACTTGGGGAGAATTTGATGCCATGGCCTTgttaaaatataatgagaaacCTGGTCTGTTTAACTGCATTTTGTCACTACTACCAGTGGACACACCTTAATATATGTATCCTTATCAAGTGTTGGCACTAGGCCTATTTTTGAGTTGTCATAGTTATCTTTTCTACTGTGACTTCTAGCCAGGGGTCATCTCTGCCTCTGTAACCTCTACAGCACAACCCTCTGTGTGAGGAGTGTTTTTGGTGTGCTGTTCACCTTTACTGAATGATCATTGATCCTTGAAGCAAATTTATCCATAGGAACCTTACCAGTATGTGTTCTGCTGTTGATTATTGTGGGTTTTGGCACATATATTGTCCTCTACAGCCTGACATCACCAGCAGGAAAGATTTTGCAGGCCACCATCAGCGGAATAACTTTTAAAGCCCACCTTTTATTGTTTCACGTCCTACCATAATGTACTTCAGTTAATGAGAGGACCattattttctgtattgtttGCCTAGTAATGCACAACTACCCTTTCTTAGAATCTATCCATCCCACTTGCCTTGAAAAGTGTCACAGGGAATCATGCTCGTATATGACAATGCAAATTTGTGGTGAGAATACCCCCTCCTACTTCAGTATGCACTTCAGcagggtttgtttttgttcaggTTGCTGCTGTGTGGCAAAGGATGTGGAGGCACCCACTGAACAGAAACTCTCTGAACAAGCGTCACAGGAAGAGTATCCCAAGGCAACGTTGTCTTCCCAGAAGGGCCACCCCTGTGAGAGATGTGAGCCGGTCTTAAGAGACATTTTCCTCTTGGTTGATCAGCAGGGACCGCAACACAGCAGAACTCTGCTGAGGTGTGGGGCATgtgcaaaaccattttatttcagTGCACGGAGGAACCAGCATCAGGAACAAGATACAACACAGAATGACCTCCTAAGCAGTGTGGACAGTGTCTCACTTGGGAAGAGCTGCAATTCCCATATGTCATGGGAGCCTTGTACGTCTAGTCAGGTTGCAAAAGACTTCACCATCACCTCAGGACACCTTGAGCAACAGGATACTCACACCATGCACAGGGCAAACACAAACTCTCAGTCTGGAATAACTTCTCAAAGTACAAAATGTCATTACAGCCGAAGAGAATGTAAGAAAGCCATGGGCTGTGGGGACACACTTGTTAATGACCAGAATTTCCTTACAGGAAGCCactgttttcagtgttttgaaTGTAAGAAGTCTTTTTCCAGAATTTCTGCCCTCCGTgttcatcagagagttcacactggagaaaagccttatacATGCAGGGATTGTGGGAAATTGTTTACTTGGAACTCTGGTTTTGTGCATCATCAAAAAGTTCACACCGGAGAAAGGCCTTATGTATGCAGTCAATGTGGGAAGTCTTTTGCGAGTACTTCTGCTCTCCGTgttcatcagagagttcacactggagaaaggccttatgagtgcagtgaatgtgggaaattttTTCCTTGGAGGTCCTCCCTTTTGGagcatcagagaattcacactggagaaaggccttatgagtgcagtgaatgcgGGAATACTTATGCTAGTAGGTCTGTCCTCCATAgacatcagagagttcacactggagaaaggccttataagtgtactgaatgtgggaaatcttgtACCACTAGCTCTGACCTCCAtaaacatcagagaattcacactggagaaaggccttataagtgcaatgaatgtgggaaattTTTTCCATGGAGGTCTTCGCTTTTGAAGCATCACaaaattcacactggagaaaggccttatgttTGCAATGAATGTGGCAAATCTTACACCACTAGCTATGACCTCCATTATCATCAGAGAGTTCATagtggagaaaggccttatgagtgcagtgaatgtggaaaatattttccttggaGATCCTCCCTTTTGAagcatcagagagttcacactggcaaaaggccttatgagtgtagtgaatgtgggaaatcttatATCACTAACTCTGCTCTCCACAAACATCAGAGAGTTCATACTGGAGATAGACCTTATAggtgcagtgaatgtggaaaattTTTTCCTTGGAGGTCCTCCCTTTTGAagcatcagagagttcacactggcaaaaggccttatgagtgcagtgaatgtgggaaatcttatATCACTAGCTCTGCTCTCCACAAACATCatagagttcacactggagaaaggcgtTATGAGTGCAGCGAATGCGGGAAATGTTGTACCAGTAGGTCTGGCCTTTCTAAACAtcacagagttcacactggagaaaggccttatgagtgcaagaaatgtgggaaatcctttgCCAGGAGCTTTACCCTTCGTTGCCATCAGAGAGTTCACCTTGGAGAATAACCTTATGGCTGTGGTTTATGTGCAAATACGTTTATCATTAGTGCCTCCTTTTGTCATCGTTGAGCTGTTTACATGGGATAAAGTCCTtttgagtgcagtgaatgtgggaaatcctttgtCAGTATCAGTCACCTGCATTGTCATCAGATAGTTTCTCACCTGGAAATATCCCCATGCATTCAGTAAATTTGGAAAATCCTTTTCTTGCATTCGTAATTTCAGTTGTTAAGGTGGAGTTTACACTCCAGTGATGCCTTTTGAGTACTGAGATTATGTGTAATATCTTACCAGCAGTCATGGCCTCTGTTCTTATCAGAAAATTCACAATTACTCAGTTGTTATAAGATTATTTGGGAAATCTTTTAGCTGTAGACATGTTTTTTTATTCCCTGATGTCACAGTTGATAGGTTTTTTATATACATGCCATTTGAGGTTGTTTTCCTTGTAGCACTAAGCTATATTATATTGAGAGACTTCAGTCTGGGTAAAGGTCTTAGGAATATAGTCAGTCAGTGTGGGAAATTTGTTTTCCATCCTCTTTCCTTTACTTCACCAGACGGTTTACACTGTAGCTAAGCTTCATGGAGACTTCAAATGTTGAAGATTTTTTCTCATAGTCATGGCTACCTATTCACTGTTCACTCTTTAGAGGCTTCAAATGTGATGTGAACCAGGGAAATGTTTAGCCATAAGTCTACACCGTTTTTATATTGGAGACTTCTCATTGTGTAAATGGTTAGATTGtatgaaacatattttcttttttttattttattaatttttaaggagggaaagggagagaggaattgAGGGAGAACAAGATCAAACTGTGATCTCCTATTGAATGTCCCCTGCTGGCTCCCACCCCAGCAACCCAGGGTTGTGCCCTGACAGCGAATCCAACCACCAAcacttcggtttgcaggctgcaACTGATTCCACTGAGCCTCTCCACCAGGTccttgaaaatgtgttttctttttcaatgtaATGGCACGGAAACTTTCTGGGCAACATCGGagtttaattttatgtgttccTACTATGGATATATCTCAGAAGTAGaatgtttaaattttgaaaagtcATACAAAGTACGACATCAACTAATAGTGCCTTTATACATTCTTACCCCAGATGTATGCGAAGTTCAGTTCCTCACTCCAACAAAGTcttcatttcttcagtttttctgaatttaacgtttttagaaatatttattgtgctCTCTCTGTCGTTTTAGTTGCATTTCCTTGAGGATTTAGGATGAGTATTTTTGGAGGTGTGGATGTACTACTGATATGTTTTTAGTCAAGTCTGTGCTCACATAATGTACCTGTTCCTTTATTAATTTGGGCTACTCTCCTTTAAGAAATCAGAGAGTAAAGCAGCAAAGGTATATGTTCCAACAACACCCACTTTCACTCCTTGAATAACGAGTAATTTTCATGGTTGGAATAATTGTTTTTTTCAGGTGCTTGGGATAATCGTTTTAATAGTGTGAAATGTTTCTAAACTGGGTATTTGCTATACAAAGTGTAGTAGATACATATATACTTTAACAATTAATCTTCATTAGTTAACACACTTCATCACTTTTGTAAGTTGCAAcgtttaataatataataaaaagccTTGCGCCCTGCATAGTGTGTCTGAGTGGATTGAGAGCAgtcttgcaaaccaaagggtcactagttcgattcccagtgagatTCCTTCCATGTCCCCAGAATGGGGCCTGGGATAAGAAAggatacattgatgtttcactctcttAGTTTGTCTGCCCCATTCCgtctgtctaaaaatataaaaatcttttttaaaaagtcgcCATTCAAAGTTAAGTGtggtggagagatggggatgTTCTCCGTTGTAGTGCAGTAGGGCAtcagtgcagggcagagagacAGCATAGGCCAGTGAAATGGAAAACAGCAGCTGTTGCTACTGTTTTCATTGTTGGAATTATTATGAATTTTCAACTCTGTTCTGATGTCTTAATGCTTTACCGTCTGGCTCACAGACTTCATGGGAGCATTACCTGTCATTTCCATGGTTGCTCCAGGGGAAACTACATTGAGACTTAGCTGTATTTTGTCTACCGCCTTTTGGAGCTTAGCACACGGCAGGACACTAAGGTGACCCCTGTGATTCAGGGCCCGTCCTTTCTgcaacttcagttttcttttgcatCACAGGCTTGATTTTATCCACTGTGGTGAATGGGGTACATCATTTTGATCTTCCAGTGTTTTTGCAACATGTTACAGACATTGACTCTGCAGGACTGAGGACAGCGGGACGTGATACCTGGAACGTATTCAGAACTGACAATGGAGACCTATAGTATCATTACCCACCTGCTGGAATGTTCACCTCTTCTTCATAGAGGAAGCTCAGTGCCCACATGACCCTGTACTGTGTGAGGACTGGCTGCAGGAGACAGTGTCGCTCACCATCTGTTCCCTGCAGCCCTGACCACGTTCAGCAGCCACATCTTCCTTTCCAGTCTTCCTGTGTCAGCACCAGAGATCTCTGGGTGGTAACCATAGTGCTTTGGAACACAAGCCCTCcctccactgcccaggacactTTGGCCACAACTGAGAATCTTACTCCTGATTGTTCCAGACAGCAGCCAATTGGCCAAATTAGGTTTGGTGTATGTCTCCATGACCCAATTAGCCTTGTTATGTCTCAGGGGTTATTCAGAGAAGAGGGTGAGTACTGATCATCCCTGGTGATATTTGCTATTTGCTTCCACAACATTTTCCTAAGTGATAGAATCCATTTAAAAGCACCAGGTGATATGGGTGGACACTTTAAAAATGGAccccttttcctttgttcctGAATAACTTGTCAATAGAATGCCTGGGATTAGTGCTCAATCTCTAAACCCTTTGACATGTTTCTGGTTTTCCATTTTCAACAGAATGAGCAAGCAGCAGTGAGCAGCCTT
The sequence above is drawn from the Desmodus rotundus isolate HL8 chromosome 12, HLdesRot8A.1, whole genome shotgun sequence genome and encodes:
- the LOC128779133 gene encoding zinc finger protein 345 isoform X1 produces the protein MTIVSLQGDSIWNVLNVRSLFPEFLPSVSIREFTLEKGLMSAVNAGNLTPLLLPFTTITTFTLEKGLMSAVNVGNLSPIGCCCVAKDVEAPTEQKLSEQASQEEYPKATLSSQKGHPCERCEPVLRDIFLLVDQQGPQHSRTLLRCGACAKPFYFSARRNQHQEQDTTQNDLLSSVDSVSLGKSCNSHMSWEPCTSSQVAKDFTITSGHLEQQDTHTMHRANTNSQSGITSQSTKCHYSRRECKKAMGCGDTLVNDQNFLTGSHCFQCFECKKSFSRISALRVHQRVHTGEKPYTCRDCGKLFTWNSGFVHHQKVHTGERPYVCSQCGKSFASTSALRVHQRVHTGERPYECSECGKFFPWRSSLLEHQRIHTGERPYECSECGNTYASRSVLHRHQRVHTGERPYKCTECGKSCTTSSDLHKHQRIHTGERPYKCNECGKFFPWRSSLLKHHKIHTGERPYVCNECGKSYTTSYDLHYHQRVHSGERPYECSECGKYFPWRSSLLKHQRVHTGKRPYECSECGKSYITNSALHKHQRVHTGDRPYRCSECGKFFPWRSSLLKHQRVHTGKRPYECSECGKSYITSSALHKHHRVHTGERRYECSECGKCCTSRSGLSKHHRVHTGERPYECKKCGKSFARSFTLRCHQRVHLGE
- the LOC128779133 gene encoding zinc finger protein 256 isoform X2 encodes the protein MTQLALLCLRGYSEKRVVVTFEDVAVYLSRTEWCLLDETQRRLYLDVMLENFAHVSSLGCCCVAKDVEAPTEQKLSEQASQEEYPKATLSSQKGHPCERCEPVLRDIFLLVDQQGPQHSRTLLRCGACAKPFYFSARRNQHQEQDTTQNDLLSSVDSVSLGKSCNSHMSWEPCTSSQVAKDFTITSGHLEQQDTHTMHRANTNSQSGITSQSTKCHYSRRECKKAMGCGDTLVNDQNFLTGSHCFQCFECKKSFSRISALRVHQRVHTGEKPYTCRDCGKLFTWNSGFVHHQKVHTGERPYVCSQCGKSFASTSALRVHQRVHTGERPYECSECGKFFPWRSSLLEHQRIHTGERPYECSECGNTYASRSVLHRHQRVHTGERPYKCTECGKSCTTSSDLHKHQRIHTGERPYKCNECGKFFPWRSSLLKHHKIHTGERPYVCNECGKSYTTSYDLHYHQRVHSGERPYECSECGKYFPWRSSLLKHQRVHTGKRPYECSECGKSYITNSALHKHQRVHTGDRPYRCSECGKFFPWRSSLLKHQRVHTGKRPYECSECGKSYITSSALHKHHRVHTGERRYECSECGKCCTSRSGLSKHHRVHTGERPYECKKCGKSFARSFTLRCHQRVHLGE